A portion of the Cryptomeria japonica chromosome 5, Sugi_1.0, whole genome shotgun sequence genome contains these proteins:
- the LOC131076467 gene encoding uncharacterized protein LOC131076467 isoform X3, with protein sequence MLGGDTLKWKESKKWLRMLNLQHVTDWFEARKCVMRLGDHFAACIEYVLRFSPIVQVEQLVISQQVRQQVPSAGVQSFCQNDGTMFESNTLEPASQQSERPEFSTNRPDLSDLNILQMSIGDFNDPLMAKIDVNVAPSAGVHKQKKRLFRKMSRMKACKTEIRTIGEFDFLFRRPHFDQNASKQYTNGFGSIKKDTLELELPHKVVFEEEVHHWEASVKFLLYAGPWEAFGFESPGNATWRLKRLDGALEEGFLYEPQNQRTPANPSNLSKFSWENNEFLGCFLGPHVGETLYDRKCRLQNQLALSQNPSAASFLRQTYGISELPEQVAHTGHFSDKHTTEETKKIMLTENMSALKIAPGALLKGFLFYEHELWQLLRGSRRRNRPFDICGLCSRLTTNSSREEQVMDPHIIIENCSNGDAFASHETNYHCQCSCYKSESKLNPKHFMGWWTHIDKFAEFADHGASEKSRWYIIPKQEWLSPVIINGSDLEGSAKILTLQEFLAVAAEVAEEAALSEIPRKRRFMVAEVCWEAGFLYSMESQAQSQGLWIEASRGFVVEESWPDTRVYRPHGYVPDFSHGLQQDFK encoded by the coding sequence GAGATCATTTCGCTGCATGCATTGAATATGTATTACGATTTTCCCCTATTGTGCAAGTTGAACAGCTTGTTATTTCTCAACAAGTAAGGCAACAAGTACCCTCTGCTGGTGTGCAGTcattttgtcaaaatgatgggacaATGTTTGAAAGCAACACTCTGGAACCTGCTTCTCAGCAATCAGAAAGACCTGAATTTTCAACAAATAGGCCAGATTTATCAGACCTCAATATCTTGCAAATGAGCATAGGTGATTTTAACGACCCATTGATGGCGAAAATAGATGTTAATGTTGCTCCGTCTGCTGGAGTGCATAAACAGAAAAAAAGATTATTCAGAAAGATGAGCAGAATGAAAGCTTGCAAAACTGAAATTCGTACAATTGGTGAATTTGACTTTTTGTTTCGGCGCCCTCATTTTGATCAAAATGCATCCAAACAGTATACAAATGGCTTTGGAAGTATCAAGAAAGATACTTTGGAATTAGAATTGCCACACAAGGTTGTGTTTGAGGAAGAAGTGCACCACTGGGAAGCTTCTGTTAAATTTTTGTTGTATGCAGGTCCTTGGGAAGCATTTGGTTTTGAATCACCAGGCAATGCCACATGGAGACTGAAAAGGCTTGATGGTGCTCTTGAGGAAGGTTTCTTGTATGAGCCTCAAAATCAACGCACTCCTGCAAATCCCTCAAATCTATCAAAGTTTTCTTGGGAAAATAATGAGTTTTTAGGCTGTTTTCTTGGCCCACATGTAGGAGAGACTCTGTATGATAGAAAATGTCGACTGCAAAATCAGCTTGCTCTCTCACAAAACCCATCAGCTGCTTCATTTCTTCGCCAGACTTATGGTATTTCAGAATTACCAGAGCAGGTTGCCCATACTGGCCATTTTTCTGATAAACACACtactgaagaaacaaaaaaaataatgttGACAGAAAATATGTCTGCTCTGAAGATTGCCCCTGGTGCACTGTTGAAAGGTTTTCTGTTTTATGAGCATGAACTATGGCAACTTTTGAGAGgatcaagaagaagaaatagaCCATTCGATATCTGTGGCCTTTGTTCTAGATTGACTACGAACTCTTCAAGAGAGGAGCAGGTCATGGATCCTCATATCATCATTGAAAATTGTTCTAATGGGGACGCATTTGCTTCGCACGAAACCAACTACCATTGCCAATGCTCCTGTTATAAATCAGAGTCAAAACTTAATCCAAAGCATTTTATGGGATGGTGGACTCATATTGATAAATTTGCCGAGTTTGCAGATCATGGTGCTTCCGAAAAAAGCAGGTGGTACATAATTCCAAAGCAAGAATGGCTTTCACCGGTTATCATAAATGGGTCTGATTTGGAAGGTTCTGCAAAGATACTGACATTGCAAGAATTTTTGGCTGTGGCTGCCGAAGTTGCTGAAGAAGCTGCTTTGTCAGAGATTCCACGAAAGCGACGTTTTATGGTTGCAGAAGTTTGCTGGGAAGCTGGTTTCTTATATTCTATGGAATCTCAAGCTCAATCTCAAGGCCTCTGGATTGAAGCTAGCAGAGGATTTGTAGTTGAAGAATCCTGGCCAGATACCAGAGTGTACAGGCCTCATGGTTATGTTCCAGATTTCTCCCATGGTTTGCAGCAGGACTTTAAATAA